A single genomic interval of Bacteroidota bacterium harbors:
- the gcvT gene encoding glycine cleavage system aminomethyltransferase GcvT, with protein MKPTALTEKHIAFGAKMVPFAGYNMPVYYEGIKAEHITVRDKVGVFDVSHMGEFTVEGKDSLNFLQFVTSNDVAALEAGKIQYSCFPNDKGGIVDDLLVYHKDKDKYLLVVNAANIDKDWAWVSKQAEKFDVELKNISENIAQIAVQGPSATKTLQKLTDINLAEISYYTFTYGTFAGIPDVLISATGYTGSGGFELYSKNEDMGLIWDKVFEAGEEFGIKPIGLGARDTLRLEVGFCLYGNDIDDTTSPIEAGLGWITKFNKDFMMKDFHLKLKEEGVSKRLVGIELLDKGVPRQHMEIFNSDQEIIGEITSGTQSPYSGRNIAMGYVSKPFAKADTELLIQSRNKFLQAKVVKLPFYKKIT; from the coding sequence ATGAAACCTACTGCATTAACTGAAAAACATATTGCTTTTGGAGCAAAAATGGTCCCATTCGCAGGATATAATATGCCTGTTTACTACGAAGGAATTAAAGCTGAACACATAACTGTTAGAGATAAAGTTGGTGTTTTTGATGTGTCTCATATGGGAGAATTTACAGTTGAAGGCAAAGATTCACTGAATTTTCTTCAATTTGTCACATCTAATGATGTTGCCGCTCTCGAAGCCGGTAAAATTCAGTACAGTTGTTTTCCCAATGATAAAGGAGGTATTGTTGACGATTTGTTGGTATACCATAAAGATAAAGACAAGTATTTACTTGTTGTTAATGCAGCAAATATTGATAAAGATTGGGCTTGGGTTTCAAAACAAGCAGAAAAATTTGATGTTGAGCTAAAAAATATATCAGAAAATATTGCTCAAATTGCTGTTCAAGGACCAAGTGCTACTAAAACTCTTCAGAAATTAACAGATATTAATTTAGCAGAAATAAGTTATTACACTTTTACATATGGAACTTTCGCTGGAATTCCAGACGTTTTAATTTCTGCTACCGGCTATACTGGTTCAGGAGGATTTGAATTGTATAGCAAAAATGAAGACATGGGGCTGATATGGGACAAAGTCTTTGAAGCTGGTGAAGAATTTGGTATAAAACCAATTGGTTTAGGAGCACGCGACACCTTGCGTCTTGAAGTTGGTTTCTGCCTTTATGGAAACGATATTGATGATACAACCTCCCCAATCGAAGCAGGTTTAGGTTGGATTACTAAATTCAACAAAGATTTCATGATGAAAGATTTTCATTTGAAATTAAAGGAAGAAGGTGTTAGCAAAAGATTAGTTGGAATTGAATTACTTGATAAAGGTGTTCCTCGTCAGCATATGGAGATTTTTAATAGTGATCAAGAGATTATTGGAGAAATCACTTCGGGAACTCAATCGCCTTACTCAGGTAGAAATATTGCAATGGGATATGTTTCAAAACCTTTTGCTAAAGCAGATACAGAATTATTAATTCAATCGAGAAATAAGTTTTTACAAGCTAAAGTTGTAAAACTACCTTTCTATAAGAAGATTACTTAA
- a CDS encoding sensor histidine kinase translates to MKNLTPLQLSLLNSSIVSVLIGIIYLLIHIIFNISEWYMFLIVIGITWLVSYLVFAYTLEFFIYRKIKLIYKTINNLKLKEKESPAKIDIRNDIITEIGEEVVDWAKSKNIELAQLKNTETFRREFLGNVSHELKSPIFNIQGYLHTLLDGGLHDASINQKYLSKAAKNLDNLSEIVNDLDIISRLETGELNIDPQKFDIHQLCGEIFDSLEFQAKRHTISMAFKDGCNKSFYVFADIDKIKQVLTNLISNSLKYGKEKGKTLIGFYDMHDNILIEVTDNGNGIEPIHLPRLFERFYRVDKARSRSEGGSGLGLAIVKHIIEAHGQQINVRSSMQVGTTFGFTLKKA, encoded by the coding sequence ATGAAGAACCTAACTCCCTTACAATTATCCTTACTTAATTCATCAATTGTTTCTGTTTTAATCGGCATTATATATTTATTAATTCATATTATATTCAACATTAGCGAATGGTATATGTTTTTGATAGTGATTGGCATTACCTGGCTTGTTTCCTATCTGGTTTTTGCCTATACCTTGGAATTTTTCATCTATCGGAAAATTAAACTGATCTATAAAACCATCAATAATTTAAAACTTAAAGAAAAGGAATCTCCTGCTAAAATTGATATTCGCAATGATATAATTACTGAAATTGGTGAGGAAGTTGTTGATTGGGCAAAAAGTAAAAACATTGAACTGGCACAGCTTAAAAACACCGAAACATTCAGAAGAGAGTTTTTAGGGAATGTGTCTCACGAACTCAAAAGCCCTATTTTCAACATTCAGGGTTATTTACATACTCTTTTAGATGGAGGACTTCATGATGCATCAATAAATCAAAAGTATTTAAGCAAGGCCGCCAAGAATCTGGATAATTTATCTGAAATTGTTAACGATCTTGATATAATTTCTCGTTTGGAAACCGGAGAATTGAATATTGACCCTCAAAAATTTGATATTCATCAATTATGTGGTGAAATTTTTGATTCCTTAGAATTTCAAGCAAAACGACATACTATTTCCATGGCCTTCAAAGATGGTTGTAATAAGAGTTTTTATGTATTTGCAGATATTGATAAAATCAAACAAGTATTAACAAACCTTATATCTAATTCATTAAAATATGGAAAAGAAAAAGGGAAAACTTTGATCGGCTTTTATGATATGCATGATAATATTTTAATCGAAGTTACTGACAATGGCAATGGAATTGAACCAATACACCTTCCTCGACTTTTTGAACGTTTTTACCGTGTAGATAAAGCAAGGTCAAGAAGTGAAGGTGGCAGTGGCTTAGGTCTTGCCATAGTAAAACATATAATTGAAGCGCACGGTCAACAAATAAACGTTCGAAGCAGCATGCAAGTAGGAACCACATTTGGCTTTACACTTAAAAAAGCCTAG
- a CDS encoding DUF1456 family protein, giving the protein MENNSIIRSLRYTFDLSDAKMIEIFGLADFKVSRTQVCDWLKKDDAEGYEELSDSQLAIFLNGFINDKRGKKEGAQPEPEIRLNNNIIFRKLKIALDFKDTDILEILDSMDMKISRHELSAFFRKPGQKQFRNCNDQILRNFMNGIKLKYRSDPA; this is encoded by the coding sequence ATGGAAAATAACAGTATAATTCGTAGTCTTAGATACACATTTGATTTAAGCGATGCCAAGATGATCGAAATATTTGGATTGGCTGATTTTAAAGTCAGCAGAACGCAAGTTTGCGATTGGTTGAAAAAAGATGATGCAGAAGGATATGAGGAATTAAGTGACAGCCAATTAGCCATTTTTTTGAACGGATTTATTAATGATAAAAGAGGTAAGAAGGAAGGTGCTCAACCAGAACCTGAAATCAGGTTAAATAACAATATTATTTTTAGAAAGTTAAAAATTGCATTGGACTTTAAGGATACCGATATTTTAGAGATTCTTGATTCGATGGATATGAAAATCAGCAGGCATGAATTAAGTGCTTTTTTCCGAAAGCCTGGTCAGAAACAATTTAGAAATTGCAATGATCAGATATTACGTAATTTCATGAATGGAATAAAGCTTAAATATCGATCAGATCCAGCCTGA
- the uvrB gene encoding excinuclease ABC subunit UvrB, which produces MDFKIISDYKPQGDQPAAISQLTKGLMQDEKYQVLLGVTGSGKTFTIANVIQEVQKPTLVLSHNKTLVAQLYGEFKQFFPDNAVEYFVSYYDYYQPEAFLPASNTYIEKDLSINDEIEKLRLRATSSLLSGRRDVIVVASVSCIYGIGNPDSFKEATITLNVGDEINRKQFLLRLIDSLYVRTNTELNNGTFRVAGDVVDIFASYAEEAFRVSFFGNVIEKLEAIHPKTGRRLEKLETAVIFPANLFVTPPDVIQVALDEIRNDLLTQTSYFDSIEKHLESKRLNERVNLDIEMIKELGYCSGIENYSRYFDRRQPGDRPFCLLDYFPKDYLMILDESHVSLPQVKGMNAGDFSRKSVLVDYGFRLPAAVDNRPLNLTEFESVQNQVIYMSATPGPYELEKTGGSVVEQIVRPTGLIDPIIEIRPCQNQIDDLLGEIDLRVKLDERVLVTTLTKRMSEELSKYLINLGIRARYLHSEIVTIERIEILRDLRLGKFDVLIGINLLREGLDLPEVSLVAILDADKEGFLRSETSLTQTAGRAARNLNGKVIMYADRITGSMQRTIDETNRRREKQLQYNLENNITPASIKKSVAQILEQTSLADSKKPHPMYYSDPANLNLVADPIISYMNQEQLEKSISDTEKKMKKSAKELDFIMAAQFRDELFELRKILKDRF; this is translated from the coding sequence GTGGATTTTAAAATAATTTCAGATTATAAACCACAGGGCGATCAACCAGCAGCCATCAGTCAATTAACAAAGGGATTGATGCAAGATGAGAAATATCAGGTTTTGTTAGGAGTAACAGGTTCAGGTAAGACTTTTACCATTGCCAATGTTATTCAGGAGGTACAAAAACCAACTTTGGTATTGAGTCATAATAAAACCTTAGTGGCTCAGCTATATGGAGAGTTCAAGCAGTTTTTTCCAGACAATGCAGTTGAGTATTTTGTTTCCTATTATGATTATTACCAACCAGAAGCTTTTTTGCCTGCCAGTAATACATACATCGAAAAAGATTTAAGCATCAATGATGAAATTGAGAAATTAAGACTCAGAGCAACCTCTTCGTTATTATCAGGTCGCAGAGATGTGATTGTGGTGGCATCGGTTTCATGCATTTATGGTATTGGTAATCCAGATTCCTTCAAAGAAGCAACCATAACATTAAATGTGGGTGATGAAATCAATAGAAAACAGTTTCTGCTTCGCTTAATAGATAGCTTGTATGTACGCACCAATACTGAATTGAATAATGGAACTTTCCGAGTTGCAGGTGATGTGGTGGATATTTTTGCATCTTATGCAGAAGAGGCATTTCGTGTCAGTTTTTTTGGAAATGTAATTGAAAAGCTGGAGGCAATTCACCCCAAAACAGGACGAAGATTAGAGAAATTAGAAACTGCAGTTATATTTCCCGCAAATTTGTTTGTTACTCCACCCGATGTCATCCAAGTTGCACTGGATGAAATCAGAAATGATCTTTTGACTCAGACGTCTTATTTTGACAGTATTGAAAAGCATTTGGAATCGAAAAGACTTAACGAACGAGTGAATCTGGATATTGAAATGATCAAAGAACTGGGTTATTGCTCAGGAATTGAAAATTATTCACGATATTTCGACAGACGGCAACCTGGCGATCGTCCATTCTGTTTACTTGATTATTTTCCTAAAGATTATTTAATGATTTTGGACGAAAGTCACGTGAGTCTTCCTCAGGTAAAGGGCATGAATGCAGGCGATTTTTCTCGCAAAAGTGTGCTGGTGGATTATGGCTTTAGATTACCTGCTGCAGTGGATAATCGACCTTTGAATCTTACAGAATTTGAAAGCGTTCAGAATCAGGTGATTTATATGAGTGCCACACCAGGGCCTTATGAATTAGAAAAGACAGGAGGTTCAGTAGTGGAGCAAATTGTTCGTCCAACCGGATTAATAGATCCAATTATTGAAATAAGACCTTGCCAAAATCAAATAGATGATTTGCTTGGCGAAATTGATTTACGAGTTAAACTAGACGAAAGAGTATTGGTTACCACACTCACAAAACGGATGTCTGAGGAGTTAAGTAAGTACTTGATTAACTTAGGTATACGTGCCAGGTATTTGCATTCAGAGATTGTGACCATAGAACGCATTGAAATACTTCGCGATCTCCGTCTGGGTAAATTTGATGTGCTCATAGGGATAAACTTATTGCGGGAAGGATTAGATTTACCAGAGGTATCTTTGGTAGCCATATTGGATGCTGATAAGGAGGGTTTTCTGCGGTCTGAAACATCATTGACTCAAACAGCAGGAAGGGCAGCACGTAATTTAAATGGGAAAGTAATCATGTATGCCGACAGGATTACAGGTAGTATGCAACGAACCATTGATGAAACAAATAGAAGGCGTGAAAAACAATTGCAGTATAATTTGGAGAATAATATAACTCCAGCTAGTATCAAAAAGTCGGTTGCACAGATTTTGGAGCAGACATCCTTAGCTGATTCAAAAAAACCACATCCTATGTATTATAGCGATCCTGCTAATTTGAATTTAGTCGCAGATCCGATTATTTCCTATATGAATCAGGAACAATTGGAAAAATCTATTTCAGATACGGAAAAGAAAATGAAAAAATCTGCAAAAGAACTTGATTTTATTATGGCTGCACAATTCAGGGATGAGTTGTTTGAGTTGAGAAAGATTTTAAAGGATAGATTTTAA
- a CDS encoding four helix bundle protein has translation MMQITELEVWKAAIELAKRCYEISADFSDQAQYGLSAQIRRTVTNIPANVSAAASRKHGKESLRHLFRSRDLIYEVESHIYLANRMGYIDDELLESMLETLNTSKRLLFGFIKYYKRSGSTDYRSRRHNPGGSSHSHDEISSTDTDVEEIDDDF, from the coding sequence ATGATGCAGATTACAGAACTGGAAGTTTGGAAGGCAGCAATCGAGCTGGCCAAACGTTGTTATGAAATTTCTGCTGATTTCTCCGACCAAGCACAATACGGATTATCAGCCCAAATAAGAAGGACCGTAACCAACATTCCGGCCAATGTTTCTGCTGCAGCCAGCCGAAAGCATGGTAAAGAATCATTACGTCATTTATTCCGTTCACGCGACCTGATTTATGAGGTAGAATCTCATATTTATCTCGCAAATAGAATGGGCTATATAGATGATGAATTACTCGAATCTATGCTGGAAACTTTGAATACATCAAAAAGATTGCTTTTTGGCTTTATTAAATATTACAAACGATCTGGATCAACAGATTATAGAAGTCGAAGACACAATCCTGGAGGCAGCAGTCATTCGCATGATGAAATATCATCAACGGATACTGATGTTGAAGAAATTGATGATGACTTTTAA
- a CDS encoding NAD-dependent epimerase/dehydratase family protein, with protein sequence MILISGATGFLGSYLLFRLVKEGHQVRAIKRSSSNLKQVKLAFDFLNQNEFSDFESYNQQIDWVDADLTCLADLKTCFHGIDEIFHLSAIVSFQGKEKDYLLNVNVGATKNMTDLALENGVNKFHFVSSIASLGRGDKETIDESEFSHHKKQGSVYGISKYMSELEVWRSYKEGLKGVIVNPGVVIGPAVEENEVSKIFRLIQKGFKYYTKGVNGYIDVRDVADFLYELSRDEKLYNERYILVSDNVSYKELFQQMYKHFEIPTKAKEANYFLSYLVSILDRFRAFISRSNAIITPELLKLATSRYYYNNSKVINALKKDFIEVEKSVADTCQFLKKV encoded by the coding sequence ATGATACTGATTAGCGGAGCTACAGGATTTCTAGGTTCATATTTATTATTCAGACTGGTAAAGGAAGGGCATCAAGTCCGAGCTATTAAACGTTCAAGTAGTAATTTGAAACAGGTAAAACTTGCTTTTGATTTTTTGAATCAAAATGAATTTTCTGATTTTGAAAGCTACAATCAGCAGATAGATTGGGTGGATGCTGATTTAACTTGTCTTGCTGATTTGAAAACTTGTTTTCATGGGATTGACGAAATCTTTCATTTGTCGGCAATAGTGAGTTTTCAAGGAAAAGAAAAAGATTATTTGTTGAATGTCAATGTAGGCGCAACAAAAAATATGACGGATCTTGCTTTAGAAAACGGAGTTAATAAGTTCCATTTTGTAAGCTCCATTGCTTCTCTTGGAAGGGGGGATAAGGAAACCATTGATGAATCTGAATTTAGCCATCATAAAAAACAAGGTTCCGTTTATGGCATTAGTAAGTATATGTCGGAATTAGAGGTTTGGCGCTCGTATAAAGAGGGATTGAAAGGTGTTATTGTTAACCCAGGGGTTGTAATTGGACCAGCAGTTGAGGAAAATGAGGTCTCGAAAATATTCCGTCTCATTCAAAAAGGATTTAAATATTATACAAAAGGTGTAAATGGTTATATAGATGTAAGAGATGTTGCAGATTTTTTGTATGAATTGAGTCGTGATGAAAAATTGTATAACGAACGTTATATTTTGGTTTCTGATAATGTTAGCTACAAAGAACTATTTCAGCAGATGTATAAACATTTTGAAATACCGACCAAAGCAAAAGAGGCAAATTATTTTTTGAGTTATTTGGTTTCTATCCTTGATCGATTTCGGGCTTTTATAAGCCGGTCGAATGCCATAATTACACCTGAATTGTTGAAATTGGCAACTAGTCGATATTATTACAATAATTCAAAAGTTATAAATGCACTGAAAAAAGATTTTATTGAAGTAGAAAAATCAGTTGCAGATACATGTCAATTTCTTAAAAAAGTTTAG
- a CDS encoding response regulator transcription factor — MSIQNNTILLVDDDSDTLEFLTYNLEKEDYIVHTASNGYEAIKQAVKIIPDLIILDVMMPGMDGVETCTELRNIMELKNTVISFLTARGEDYSHVVGLEAGADDYIVKPIKPKILVSKVKSLLRRNAVGKTEDSQIQQFGNIIINRERYLVVKDGTDIVLPRKEFELISYLSSNPGKVFTRDDILKTIWGEDVIVGDRTIDVHIRKLREKLGNEYFKTIKGVGYKFEYE, encoded by the coding sequence ATGAGTATACAAAACAACACCATTTTACTAGTGGATGATGACAGCGATACCTTAGAATTTCTTACATACAATTTAGAGAAAGAAGATTATATAGTACATACTGCATCAAATGGATACGAAGCCATTAAGCAAGCTGTAAAAATTATTCCTGACTTAATTATTTTAGATGTGATGATGCCGGGCATGGATGGTGTTGAAACCTGCACTGAACTCAGAAACATAATGGAATTAAAAAATACGGTTATCTCATTTCTCACAGCCCGAGGAGAAGATTATTCTCATGTTGTAGGGCTGGAAGCAGGGGCTGATGATTATATAGTAAAGCCTATAAAACCCAAAATTCTTGTCAGTAAGGTAAAATCTTTACTTAGGCGAAATGCTGTAGGCAAAACTGAAGACTCTCAAATTCAACAATTTGGAAATATAATTATTAATCGGGAACGCTATTTGGTTGTCAAAGATGGAACTGATATAGTTTTACCTCGAAAAGAATTTGAACTAATATCTTATCTTAGTTCAAATCCCGGAAAAGTATTTACCAGAGATGATATTCTTAAAACAATTTGGGGAGAAGACGTAATCGTTGGAGACCGAACCATAGATGTTCATATTCGAAAACTGAGGGAGAAATTAGGGAATGAATATTTCAAGACGATCAAAGGAGTTGGATATAAATTCGAATATGAATAA